A window from Mogibacterium neglectum encodes these proteins:
- a CDS encoding permease codes for MLYALKGLCVIGMVLCVTLTLLKVKANLATEEGKAEWAEQKKFAPWNAMVGVVANFFDTLGIGSYATSCALFKIRGSIKDIYIPGTLNVGDTLPVLLEAFLFFGFVDIDTLTLVSMLVAAVLGAFVGAGFVTKWDQHKVRIGMCVGLLILGTVMACKTANIGPFGLVGTATALHGAKLVIAVIVNFFLGALMNIGVGLYAPCLALISVLGMNVGAAFPIMMGSCAYLMAFGNGPKFIKENRFDMVCTLCQMVGGVIGVCIAYFLVKNLPIDVLLKIVIVVVYFTAFMFGKDALADKKKA; via the coding sequence ATGTTATATGCACTAAAAGGTCTATGCGTGATCGGAATGGTTCTCTGTGTCACGCTAACACTACTAAAGGTAAAAGCTAACCTAGCAACTGAAGAAGGAAAAGCTGAGTGGGCTGAGCAGAAGAAGTTTGCACCTTGGAACGCTATGGTTGGTGTTGTTGCTAACTTCTTCGATACACTAGGAATCGGTTCATACGCTACATCTTGCGCACTCTTTAAGATTAGAGGATCCATCAAGGACATCTATATCCCTGGTACTCTAAATGTTGGAGATACTCTCCCAGTACTTCTAGAGGCATTCCTATTCTTCGGATTCGTTGATATTGATACTCTAACACTCGTATCTATGCTTGTCGCAGCTGTACTCGGTGCATTCGTAGGAGCTGGATTCGTTACAAAGTGGGATCAGCACAAGGTTCGTATCGGAATGTGCGTTGGTCTGTTGATTCTAGGTACTGTAATGGCTTGCAAGACTGCTAATATTGGTCCATTCGGACTAGTTGGAACTGCAACTGCTCTTCACGGAGCTAAGCTGGTAATCGCTGTAATTGTAAACTTCTTCCTAGGTGCTCTTATGAACATCGGTGTAGGTCTGTATGCTCCTTGCTTAGCGCTTATCTCCGTTCTCGGAATGAACGTTGGAGCTGCGTTCCCAATCATGATGGGATCTTGCGCATATCTAATGGCATTTGGTAATGGACCTAAGTTCATCAAGGAAAACAGATTCGACATGGTTTGCACACTTTGCCAGATGGTTGGTGGTGTGATTGGTGTCTGCATCGCATACTTCCTAGTAAAGAATCTACCAATAGATGTACTGTTGAAGATTGTTATCGTAGTTGTATACTTCACAGCATTTATGTTCGGTAAGGATGCCCTTGCTGATAAGAAGAAAGCTTAA
- a CDS encoding glycine/sarcosine/betaine reductase component B subunit, protein MGIGPSTKETSLHHFRDPLVDIVGSDSGIDLMGVLLFGTSDDNKEKLRNSKRAAIMAEGMRADGVILTSDGWGNSDVDYTNCVEELGEMGIPMSGLNFSGTMATFVVENEYLQNNIVDINKNPEGLESNIVGENNMTEDDVKKALMILKIRMKEKELKNR, encoded by the coding sequence ATGGGAATTGGTCCTTCAACAAAAGAAACAAGCTTACATCATTTTAGAGATCCACTAGTAGATATCGTCGGTTCAGATTCTGGTATTGATCTAATGGGAGTCCTACTATTCGGTACGTCAGATGACAACAAGGAGAAACTCAGAAACAGTAAGCGTGCTGCCATTATGGCTGAAGGCATGAGAGCTGATGGTGTAATTCTTACATCTGATGGATGGGGAAATAGTGACGTAGACTATACAAACTGCGTCGAGGAGCTCGGCGAGATGGGAATTCCTATGTCCGGGCTAAACTTTAGCGGTACCATGGCTACTTTTGTGGTTGAAAATGAGTATTTGCAGAATAATATCGTAGATATAAATAAGAACCCAGAAGGGCTTGAATCTAATATCGTCGGTGAGAACAACATGACTGAGGACGATGTTAAGAAAGCTCTTATGATTCTTAAAATTCGCATGAAAGAAAAAGAACTCAAAAATAGATAG
- the prdB gene encoding D-proline reductase (dithiol) protein PrdB gives MSMTVVKGLQSEIFVPITPKSVFTPVTKPLKEMTVALATAAGVHVKTDKRFNLAGDFTWRKIPDDTPSSELMVTHGGYDNSDVNKDINCMFPIDRLHELRDSGFIKATAPTHAGFMGGGGNIEKFTNETGPEVAQMLKDEGVDAAILTAGUGTCHRSATIVQRAIEAAGIPTVIIAALPPVVRQAGSPRAAAPIVPMGANAGAPHDVEMQTAIVKATLELLETIETPGKIVPLPYEYHAVI, from the coding sequence ATGAGTATGACAGTTGTAAAAGGCTTACAATCTGAAATATTTGTTCCTATTACACCTAAGTCAGTATTTACACCAGTAACTAAGCCACTCAAAGAGATGACGGTTGCTCTTGCTACTGCTGCAGGTGTACACGTAAAGACAGATAAGAGATTTAACCTCGCTGGGGACTTCACTTGGAGAAAAATACCAGATGATACACCTTCAAGCGAGTTAATGGTAACACATGGTGGATACGATAACTCTGACGTTAACAAGGACATCAACTGCATGTTCCCTATCGACAGACTCCATGAGTTAAGAGACTCAGGTTTCATCAAGGCTACTGCACCTACACATGCTGGATTCATGGGTGGTGGTGGAAACATCGAAAAGTTCACAAACGAGACTGGTCCAGAAGTTGCACAGATGCTCAAGGATGAAGGCGTTGATGCTGCAATCCTTACAGCTGGATGAGGAACTTGCCACCGCTCTGCAACAATCGTGCAGAGAGCAATTGAGGCTGCTGGAATTCCAACAGTTATTATCGCAGCACTTCCACCAGTTGTAAGACAGGCTGGATCTCCACGTGCGGCTGCTCCTATCGTACCTATGGGTGCTAATGCAGGTGCTCCACATGACGTAGAGATGCAAACAGCTATCGTAAAGGCAACACTAGAGCTTCTCGAGACAATCGAGACTCCAGGAAAGATTGTTCCACTGCCTTACGAGTATCACGCTGTAATCTAG
- a CDS encoding CBO2463/CBO2479 domain-containing protein, which yields MKYGDKIIKVEGVITEVHDVGICVDIKGRLGELKVPMRMVISDYPLEVGQTVAWNMSFIEQEGPEVNEKYVSNIDILNRRRAEYAEKHK from the coding sequence ATGAAGTACGGAGATAAGATAATCAAAGTTGAAGGAGTCATCACAGAGGTACACGATGTAGGAATCTGCGTAGACATTAAAGGTCGTTTAGGTGAACTCAAAGTGCCTATGAGAATGGTGATTTCAGATTATCCACTAGAGGTTGGACAGACGGTCGCATGGAATATGAGCTTCATAGAACAAGAAGGACCGGAAGTCAACGAAAAGTACGTAAGTAATATCGATATTCTAAACAGACGTCGTGCTGAATATGCTGAAAAGCACAAATAA
- the prdC gene encoding proline reductase-associated electron transfer protein PrdC, whose product MENLQILLRQHVGKPCAPIVKVGDKVKKGTLIAEPTGLGANIFSSAYGVVEEITDEMIVIKPDEEQKDEFVPIEEGTPLEMVRAAGVVGMGGAGFPTAVKLDAHFEDGGYILVNASECEPGLKHNIQQIEEEPEKVIRGVKLCMEISGADKAIFAIKKKNRKAVEILDECLKDEPNITRHLLPDIYPMGEERAVVRECLGIELEPSQLPSAAKSVVINSETCSRVAEAVDERKPSFLKHLTVRGKLNGGHDAHVFMDVPVGTSVGALIERAGGIDGEYGEIVMGGAFTGKSTTLDAPITKTTGAILVSMPFMDLHGASMGILVCACGGNYERMQELCKKYNAKEVSLCYCKQAQEMPNGTRKCERPGNCPGQVSNNLQFKKDKCEYIIIGNCSDCSNTVMASGPKMGLKVIHQTDHIMRAVDHPLYRTLRVSKQVDQDLNVVDNVENN is encoded by the coding sequence ATGGAAAATTTGCAGATTTTGTTGAGACAGCATGTAGGTAAACCTTGTGCTCCAATTGTTAAAGTTGGTGACAAAGTTAAGAAGGGAACCCTCATTGCAGAACCAACAGGTCTCGGCGCAAATATCTTCTCCAGCGCTTACGGTGTTGTTGAAGAAATAACAGACGAGATGATTGTTATTAAGCCTGATGAAGAGCAGAAGGACGAGTTCGTTCCTATTGAAGAAGGAACTCCTCTTGAGATGGTTAGGGCTGCTGGAGTTGTAGGAATGGGCGGAGCTGGATTCCCTACTGCAGTAAAGCTAGATGCTCATTTTGAGGATGGTGGTTACATCCTTGTAAATGCTTCTGAGTGCGAGCCTGGACTAAAGCATAACATTCAGCAGATTGAGGAAGAACCAGAGAAAGTTATCCGTGGAGTTAAGCTCTGTATGGAAATCTCCGGAGCAGATAAGGCAATCTTTGCTATTAAGAAGAAGAATCGTAAGGCGGTTGAAATCCTAGACGAATGTCTCAAGGATGAGCCAAATATCACTAGACATCTTCTACCAGATATCTACCCAATGGGAGAAGAAAGAGCTGTAGTAAGAGAATGTCTAGGAATTGAGCTAGAGCCAAGCCAGCTTCCGTCAGCAGCTAAGTCTGTTGTAATCAACAGTGAGACTTGCTCAAGAGTAGCTGAGGCTGTAGATGAGAGAAAGCCATCATTCCTAAAGCACCTCACAGTTAGAGGTAAGCTAAACGGTGGGCACGATGCACATGTGTTCATGGACGTTCCAGTTGGTACAAGCGTTGGTGCTCTAATCGAGAGAGCTGGTGGAATTGACGGTGAGTATGGTGAAATCGTAATGGGTGGTGCCTTCACTGGTAAATCAACAACATTAGATGCACCTATCACAAAGACAACAGGAGCTATCCTAGTTTCCATGCCATTCATGGATTTACATGGAGCAAGCATGGGGATTCTCGTTTGCGCATGTGGTGGAAACTATGAGAGAATGCAGGAGCTTTGCAAGAAGTACAATGCAAAGGAAGTGTCACTCTGCTACTGCAAGCAGGCACAGGAGATGCCTAATGGCACAAGGAAGTGTGAGAGACCAGGAAATTGCCCAGGTCAGGTATCAAACAACCTACAGTTTAAGAAGGATAAGTGTGAATACATTATTATCGGAAACTGTTCAGATTGTTCGAACACTGTAATGGCTTCTGGACCTAAGATGGGTCTAAAGGTAATTCACCAGACAGACCACATCATGAGAGCGGTAGATCATCCACTATATAGAACTCTGAGAGTTTCTAAGCAGGTTGATCAGGATCTTAACGTAGTAGATAACGTTGAGAACAACTAG
- a CDS encoding flavodoxin family protein, translating to MHQFRYEARLHDMTHMRNPNRQAAKRRADQTDGSDTILIYNSSNGATEKYAEWIAEALDCDVMKYSRAKLGYASMYKNIIFGSWIRGGEITRFNMLRANLSNFGIDNNNLIVFTTGIIEPTDEYRTFVKGLNGCKQLPDDCFYMLSGKYNSKECKSADKIALKAMGKKIFAPVRDDQVQNAKERFENGYDGINEEAILPIIEKVRGFRDL from the coding sequence GTGCATCAGTTTCGCTACGAGGCTAGATTGCACGATATGACGCATATGAGAAATCCAAATAGACAGGCGGCAAAGAGGCGTGCAGATCAAACAGATGGTTCAGATACTATATTAATATATAATTCTAGCAATGGTGCCACAGAGAAGTATGCAGAATGGATAGCAGAAGCCCTGGACTGCGACGTGATGAAATATTCACGTGCTAAGCTAGGATATGCTTCAATGTATAAAAATATAATATTTGGCAGCTGGATTAGAGGTGGTGAGATAACACGCTTTAATATGCTTCGTGCAAACCTATCAAATTTTGGTATAGATAATAATAACCTAATCGTATTTACAACGGGTATTATTGAGCCGACTGATGAGTATAGAACCTTTGTAAAGGGACTTAATGGTTGTAAACAGTTGCCAGATGATTGTTTTTATATGCTATCAGGAAAATATAATTCAAAAGAATGCAAGAGCGCAGACAAGATTGCACTCAAAGCTATGGGGAAAAAGATATTTGCTCCAGTCCGTGATGATCAAGTTCAAAATGCAAAGGAAAGATTTGAAAATGGCTATGATGGTATAAATGAGGAGGCAATTCTCCCTATCATTGAAAAGGTTCGTGGATTTAGGGACCTGTAA
- a CDS encoding proline racemase family protein codes for MTLTAKIDYTKYTDAIRTIEAHTEGEYCRVALDCPETEGNTMIERKHYLEEHYDYVRTALMFEPRGHHDMFGAFVVEPCNKEADFGVFFMDGGGYLNMCGHCTIGVVTAILEGGLMEMKEPQTEVVLEAPAGIIKTVADVKDGKVTGVTLTNVPSFRYKKDLHVEFEGKDVVYDICFGGSFFALVDTEKNFGIKVGPDTAGFLTRFSSFMLQEVNKTVSIQHPELDITSVDLVENYSTTDTPDADLRNLVVFGDPADPQLDRSPCGTGTSAKMSLLHALGELPVGKEFVYESFIGTKFYGMIQSETKVGEFDAIVPQVKGGAYLCGEATWFIDPDDALGKGFVVPK; via the coding sequence ATGACACTAACTGCTAAGATTGATTACACTAAGTACACTGACGCTATCAGAACTATAGAAGCTCACACTGAAGGTGAGTACTGCAGAGTAGCTCTTGATTGCCCAGAGACAGAAGGTAATACAATGATTGAGAGAAAACATTACCTCGAAGAGCATTACGATTACGTAAGAACTGCTCTCATGTTCGAGCCTCGCGGACACCACGATATGTTCGGTGCTTTCGTTGTAGAACCTTGCAATAAGGAAGCTGATTTTGGAGTATTCTTCATGGATGGAGGTGGATACCTCAACATGTGCGGACACTGCACAATCGGTGTTGTTACTGCAATTCTTGAAGGTGGTCTAATGGAGATGAAGGAACCTCAGACTGAGGTTGTTTTAGAAGCTCCTGCTGGTATCATCAAGACAGTCGCTGATGTTAAGGATGGTAAGGTTACCGGTGTAACACTTACAAACGTTCCTTCATTTAGATACAAGAAGGATCTTCATGTTGAGTTTGAGGGCAAGGATGTTGTATATGACATCTGCTTCGGTGGTTCTTTCTTCGCTCTTGTTGATACAGAGAAGAACTTCGGAATCAAGGTTGGTCCTGACACAGCTGGCTTCCTAACAAGATTCTCAAGTTTCATGCTACAGGAAGTTAACAAGACCGTTTCCATACAGCACCCTGAGCTTGATATCACATCTGTAGACCTAGTTGAGAACTACTCAACAACAGATACTCCAGATGCCGATCTACGTAACCTCGTAGTATTTGGAGACCCTGCAGATCCTCAGCTAGACAGATCCCCATGCGGAACTGGTACATCAGCTAAGATGTCCCTACTACACGCACTTGGAGAGCTTCCTGTTGGTAAGGAATTCGTTTATGAGTCATTTATCGGAACTAAGTTCTACGGCATGATTCAGAGCGAGACAAAGGTTGGCGAGTTCGATGCAATCGTGCCTCAGGTAAAGGGTGGTGCATATCTCTGCGGAGAAGCTACTTGGTTTATAGATCCAGACGATGCTCTAGGAAAGGGATTCGTAGTTCCTAAATAA
- a CDS encoding SDR family NAD(P)-dependent oxidoreductase, protein MKVQTISIPNKQYTKSSSGLACITGASSGIGAEFARQLAVEGYSVILVARREERLVDLGQELTSDYHVDCECITADLTDLNECAELVRHLKSKQNMPLDILINNAGFGAVGRFDKSDISTDLNMIDVNVRALHYIAHQLMPHFIERDYGHIINVGSVAGLMPGGPYMATYYATKSYVVSLTNALAEELKRLGSHVQIHALCPGPVNTEFNDVANVKFSLKGITARECVSYCIDEADKGKIIIIPNMMVRVAAIASKLVPRDIMLGIVARSQKSKF, encoded by the coding sequence ATGAAAGTGCAGACTATTAGTATTCCCAATAAGCAATATACCAAGTCGTCTAGTGGACTTGCTTGTATAACTGGGGCGAGCTCAGGTATAGGCGCAGAGTTTGCACGCCAGCTTGCAGTCGAAGGGTATTCGGTTATCTTAGTTGCAAGAAGAGAGGAAAGGCTCGTTGACCTTGGGCAAGAACTCACAAGTGATTATCATGTAGATTGCGAGTGCATAACAGCAGATTTAACGGATTTAAACGAATGTGCCGAACTTGTTCGGCATCTTAAGTCCAAGCAAAATATGCCTCTAGATATTCTAATCAATAATGCTGGCTTTGGTGCAGTTGGGAGATTTGATAAGAGCGACATTTCGACTGATCTTAACATGATAGACGTCAATGTTAGAGCTCTTCACTATATCGCTCATCAGCTGATGCCTCATTTTATAGAGCGTGATTATGGTCATATTATCAATGTAGGTTCTGTTGCTGGGCTTATGCCTGGTGGACCTTATATGGCGACGTATTATGCGACAAAGTCATATGTAGTATCTCTTACAAATGCACTTGCAGAAGAACTGAAACGACTTGGTAGCCACGTTCAGATTCATGCGCTCTGCCCGGGACCGGTAAATACAGAGTTTAACGATGTTGCAAACGTTAAATTCTCACTCAAGGGGATAACTGCGCGTGAATGTGTATCGTATTGCATCGACGAAGCGGATAAGGGTAAGATAATAATTATTCCTAATATGATGGTAAGAGTAGCTGCAATTGCTTCGAAGCTAGTGCCAAGGGACATAATGCTCGGTATCGTGGCACGCAGTCAGAAGAGTAAATTTTAA
- the prdA gene encoding D-proline reductase (dithiol) proprotein PrdA, producing the protein MSITAETAKQHANDPAVLCCRAEEGTVLEPANFEDPAIFPDLIDSGLLNVDGALKLGQVLNGSKLTKTVDSLTPITADIVDKYDADEVAEEEAPVAEVEEAPAAAAAPVASVAAIGTIKLHIGEGKNIDIELPAGLGGGVVAPAQTVATAAPAAVAAAPVEEHTETVLREMTRKHYKINKVVLGDETKIEGDTLYVRKSAATEGAEAQKLVQSLELSLITPDDYHVYTETVMDIQPIATKADSDMGLGEGVTQVLDGVVMVVTGITEEGVQVGEFGSSEGYIDENMMWGRPGAVDKGEIMIIAHAVIDNLKNMERPGPIAVHTAVDHVVSEIREAMKRDLKDVTPSEEQVLKQTRHPGKKKVVIVKEIMGQGAMHDNFLFPNDPVGVLGAKPNVDLGNVPVMANPLEVLDGCIHALTCIGPASKEMSRHYWREPLVLESVHDEDIDVVGVIFVGSPQANADKFYVSRRLGQMVESMDVDGAFVTTEGFGNNHVDFTSHIEQIGKRGIPVVGFSFCAVQGALVTGNKYCDAMIDNNKSMSGIENEVLACNTLCTEDAIRGLAMLKAKMAGEEVKAPERTYNVNVKNNNVELIEKATGAKMELVENEQSLPISEKRKEKYD; encoded by the coding sequence ATGTCAATCACAGCTGAAACAGCTAAACAACATGCGAACGACCCAGCGGTACTATGCTGCAGAGCAGAAGAAGGAACCGTTCTTGAGCCTGCTAACTTCGAAGATCCAGCAATTTTCCCAGATCTAATTGATTCTGGTCTGCTGAATGTCGATGGCGCTCTCAAGCTCGGTCAGGTACTAAACGGATCGAAACTAACTAAAACTGTTGATTCTTTAACTCCAATCACAGCAGACATCGTTGATAAGTACGATGCTGATGAGGTTGCAGAGGAAGAGGCTCCAGTTGCTGAAGTAGAGGAGGCTCCAGCTGCGGCAGCAGCTCCAGTAGCTTCAGTTGCAGCAATAGGAACAATCAAGCTACACATCGGAGAGGGAAAGAACATCGACATCGAGCTCCCAGCAGGACTTGGTGGTGGCGTTGTAGCTCCAGCTCAGACAGTAGCAACAGCAGCTCCAGCAGCAGTAGCAGCAGCTCCGGTTGAAGAGCATACTGAGACTGTTCTAAGAGAGATGACAAGAAAGCACTACAAGATCAACAAGGTTGTTCTTGGAGACGAGACTAAGATTGAGGGAGATACTCTCTACGTTCGTAAGAGCGCAGCTACAGAGGGTGCTGAAGCACAGAAGCTAGTACAGTCTCTTGAGCTTAGTCTAATCACACCAGATGATTACCACGTATACACAGAGACAGTAATGGACATCCAGCCAATTGCTACAAAGGCAGATTCCGATATGGGACTTGGTGAAGGCGTTACTCAGGTTCTTGATGGTGTAGTAATGGTCGTAACTGGTATTACAGAAGAAGGTGTTCAGGTTGGTGAGTTCGGTTCATCCGAGGGATACATTGACGAGAACATGATGTGGGGTCGTCCAGGAGCTGTTGATAAGGGTGAGATTATGATTATTGCTCACGCAGTTATCGACAACCTAAAGAACATGGAAAGACCGGGACCTATCGCAGTTCATACTGCTGTAGACCACGTAGTTTCTGAGATCAGAGAAGCTATGAAGAGAGATCTTAAGGATGTTACTCCATCAGAGGAGCAGGTTCTTAAGCAGACAAGACACCCTGGAAAGAAGAAGGTTGTTATCGTTAAGGAAATCATGGGACAGGGTGCTATGCACGACAACTTCCTATTCCCTAACGATCCTGTAGGCGTACTAGGAGCTAAGCCAAACGTTGACCTTGGTAACGTTCCGGTAATGGCTAACCCACTCGAGGTGCTAGATGGTTGTATCCACGCTCTAACTTGTATCGGACCTGCTTCAAAGGAAATGTCCAGACACTACTGGAGAGAGCCACTAGTTCTTGAGTCAGTACATGATGAAGACATCGACGTAGTAGGTGTTATCTTCGTTGGATCACCTCAGGCTAATGCCGACAAGTTCTATGTATCCAGAAGACTTGGTCAGATGGTTGAGTCAATGGACGTTGATGGTGCATTCGTTACAACAGAAGGATTCGGAAACAACCACGTTGACTTCACTTCCCACATCGAGCAGATTGGTAAGAGAGGAATTCCAGTTGTTGGATTCTCATTCTGTGCTGTACAGGGTGCTCTCGTAACAGGAAACAAGTACTGCGATGCAATGATCGACAACAACAAGTCCATGTCCGGAATCGAGAACGAAGTTCTTGCTTGCAACACACTCTGCACAGAGGATGCTATCCGTGGACTTGCTATGCTGAAGGCTAAGATGGCTGGCGAAGAAGTTAAGGCTCCAGAGAGAACCTACAACGTAAATGTTAAGAACAACAACGTTGAGCTCATTGAGAAAGCTACTGGCGCTAAGATGGAACTCGTTGAGAACGAGCAGTCACTTCCAATCAGTGAAAAGAGAAAGGAAAAGTACGACTAA
- a CDS encoding sugar transporter: MSITAETAQEHKNDPAVLCCRAEEGTELTPANFEDPAIFPDLIDTGLLNIDGALKLGQVLNGSKLTKTVDSLTPITPDIVDKYDEEVNEAAEETDEISEAGAITEPSIDGQVQNVNMSVVGGVVKLYIGEGKDIAIEFPV; encoded by the coding sequence ATGTCAATTACAGCTGAAACAGCGCAAGAGCATAAGAATGACCCTGCGGTTCTATGCTGCAGAGCAGAGGAGGGAACTGAGTTAACTCCGGCAAACTTTGAAGATCCGGCGATTTTTCCTGATCTAATTGATACTGGACTACTTAACATAGATGGAGCGCTTAAGCTTGGACAGGTGCTCAACGGATCAAAGCTAACGAAGACCGTTGATTCCCTAACTCCAATTACTCCAGATATCGTTGATAAATATGATGAAGAAGTTAATGAGGCTGCTGAAGAAACTGATGAAATATCTGAAGCAGGTGCAATAACAGAACCTTCAATTGATGGACAAGTACAGAACGTTAACATGTCGGTTGTTGGCGGCGTTGTTAAGCTCTATATCGGGGAGGGCAAAGACATAGCAATCGAGTTCCCAGTTTAG
- the prdD gene encoding proline reductase cluster protein PrdD, whose protein sequence is MSVQEIDLRRLVIKAFHMNDVEMGDNNSVGYNGVMTVSKEIIPSLLEKYEKLDNIDIQVIKPGNHDRWTNTIMDIIPISAKVLGKCGEGITHTLTGVYVMLTGVDTEGKQTHEFGSSEGQLSEQLVLGRAGTPGEDDYIISFDVTFKKDMGQDRHGCLEAHQACDDFIQIYRELMKKFDGNKATERHEYHDIARPGQKKVLIIRQVAGQGAMYDTYLFPDEPSGAHGGRSIIEMNNMPVFLTPNEYRDGAIRSMQ, encoded by the coding sequence ATGAGTGTACAGGAAATTGATTTGAGAAGACTTGTCATAAAGGCTTTTCATATGAATGACGTTGAGATGGGTGATAACAATAGCGTTGGTTATAACGGTGTAATGACCGTATCCAAAGAGATTATCCCATCACTACTTGAGAAGTATGAAAAACTTGATAATATAGATATTCAGGTAATTAAACCTGGAAATCATGATAGATGGACTAATACTATCATGGATATCATTCCTATCTCTGCAAAGGTACTTGGAAAGTGTGGAGAGGGTATCACTCATACATTAACAGGTGTATATGTGATGCTTACAGGTGTTGATACTGAAGGAAAACAGACACACGAGTTTGGATCTTCAGAAGGTCAGCTTAGCGAACAGTTAGTTCTTGGTAGGGCTGGTACACCAGGTGAAGATGACTATATTATCTCCTTCGATGTTACTTTTAAAAAGGATATGGGACAGGATAGACATGGTTGTCTCGAAGCTCATCAAGCTTGCGATGATTTTATTCAGATATACAGAGAGCTGATGAAGAAATTTGACGGAAATAAAGCGACAGAGCGTCATGAGTACCATGACATTGCCAGACCAGGTCAGAAGAAGGTATTAATTATCAGGCAGGTTGCTGGTCAGGGCGCCATGTACGACACATATCTGTTCCCAGATGAGCCATCAGGCGCTCATGGTGGACGTTCTATAATAGAGATGAACAATATGCCAGTCTTCCTAACTCCAAATGAGTACAGAGACGGGGCTATTCGTTCAATGCAGTAA